A portion of the Paenibacillus marchantiae genome contains these proteins:
- a CDS encoding N-acetylmuramoyl-L-alanine amidase produces the protein MSRSTDVFLELKERTNKANAAGADILVSIHCNAGGGKGGFETFRYTLASQGSIKLQEALHKAIMSKLGGTDRGQKAKKLHMVRESNMPAVLTENLFVDVVADADRLKQAAVIDAIIEGHVQGISAYLGLTKTKADKPVIQERDIKVPSKWAETTWKEVTEKGFFDGTRPGAAVAREELGTVVSCC, from the coding sequence TTGTCGAGATCCACAGATGTATTCCTGGAGCTGAAGGAGCGGACGAACAAGGCGAACGCTGCAGGTGCTGACATCCTGGTATCCATTCACTGTAATGCTGGCGGTGGAAAGGGTGGCTTTGAGACGTTCCGTTACACGTTAGCATCTCAGGGAAGCATCAAACTGCAGGAAGCTTTGCACAAGGCTATCATGAGCAAGCTAGGCGGCACAGATCGTGGACAGAAGGCGAAGAAACTTCACATGGTTCGTGAATCCAATATGCCGGCAGTTCTGACAGAAAACCTGTTTGTCGATGTGGTAGCTGACGCAGATCGACTCAAGCAGGCCGCTGTGATCGATGCGATTATTGAAGGTCATGTCCAAGGGATTTCTGCATACTTGGGGCTGACCAAAACGAAGGCGGACAAGCCGGTGATTCAGGAAAGAGACATTAAAGTGCCAAGTAAGTGGGCTGAGACAACTTGGAAGGAAGTAACGGAGAAGGGTTTCTTCGATGGTACGCGTCCAGGTGCAGCGGTTGCACGCGAGGAGCTTGGGACCGTGGTCAGTTGTTGTTGA
- a CDS encoding N-acetylmuramoyl-L-alanine amidase, translating to MFKVWIDAGHGGKDPGAVANGLLEKDIALKVSLGIKACLGAAGCTGDFVEIHRCIPGAEGADEQGERCRC from the coding sequence ATGTTTAAAGTTTGGATTGATGCAGGTCATGGGGGCAAGGATCCGGGAGCAGTGGCTAACGGACTTCTTGAAAAGGATATCGCGCTGAAAGTGTCGCTTGGTATCAAGGCCTGCCTGGGAGCAGCAGGATGTACAGGTGATTTTGTCGAGATCCACAGATGTATTCCTGGAGCTGAAGGAGCGGACGAACAAGGCGAACGCTGCAGGTGCTGA
- a CDS encoding phage holin family protein: MFSILMLGLAVDSVVQGILVGAVAVFGNQLIKQTKKGVEENV; encoded by the coding sequence TTGTTTTCAATCCTAATGCTCGGGCTGGCGGTTGATAGCGTAGTACAGGGCATTCTGGTTGGCGCCGTGGCGGTGTTTGGCAATCAGCTTATTAAACAGACTAAGAAAGGGGTTGAGGAAAATGTTTAA
- a CDS encoding phage tail protein: MPIETNRLKLPLPLGNESVSRVGINAIFEKIDEGVATREDVEELRQLVNQMDIPDASLTQKGQVQLSSKTDGDREEVAATEKAVGLAFQSGVERKAEVVAALNSIGVTASTSETWAQLIPKIKTVIRATGNATGAQVLSGATFSNTSANGLTGTMANRGAGGTVTPGTANQAKAAGYYSSAITVMGDADLVAENILKGINIFGVAGTLVPGLLQQFASSIGVNGTTNGASVKNMVADIPTNKVTIFSSSTGMVLEAMTGNSSLSSDNTTFSGLTIADAANSAVSVGQAYSSGSGQSVLTYILTLVIEPANRRYRYSYYTQTDRTIRNSGWTNMQAGQDMNTLKLIHTAVVSGTNSYLSRSLINFPDTYMTQV, from the coding sequence ATGCCAATTGAAACAAATCGTTTAAAACTGCCCCTGCCTTTGGGGAATGAAAGTGTAAGCCGTGTAGGAATCAATGCGATCTTTGAGAAGATCGATGAGGGTGTTGCAACGCGGGAAGATGTAGAAGAGCTTCGCCAATTAGTCAACCAGATGGATATTCCAGACGCGTCCTTAACTCAGAAAGGGCAGGTCCAGTTATCGAGCAAAACAGACGGCGATAGGGAAGAGGTTGCTGCTACTGAGAAAGCGGTAGGACTGGCTTTTCAATCTGGAGTTGAGCGGAAAGCGGAAGTGGTTGCCGCTCTCAACTCCATAGGAGTAACGGCATCCACATCCGAAACATGGGCGCAGCTCATACCCAAGATTAAAACAGTAATCCGAGCAACAGGGAACGCTACTGGGGCACAAGTGCTGTCAGGAGCAACATTTAGTAACACTTCAGCAAATGGATTGACTGGAACAATGGCGAACCGAGGTGCAGGAGGAACTGTGACGCCCGGTACTGCTAATCAAGCGAAAGCAGCCGGGTACTACAGTAGCGCCATCACGGTAATGGGTGACGCCGATCTGGTCGCCGAGAATATCCTCAAAGGTATTAATATATTTGGTGTCGCTGGAACGCTGGTTCCTGGTCTACTTCAACAGTTCGCTTCTAGTATCGGTGTAAACGGTACAACCAATGGCGCATCTGTCAAAAACATGGTAGCCGATATACCCACAAATAAAGTAACCATCTTTTCATCCAGCACAGGTATGGTCTTAGAAGCAATGACAGGTAACTCATCCCTATCATCGGACAATACAACGTTCAGTGGTCTTACCATAGCGGATGCCGCTAACAGCGCGGTTTCCGTAGGTCAAGCGTATTCGTCAGGTTCTGGTCAGTCCGTTCTGACTTATATTTTGACCTTAGTGATTGAACCAGCGAACCGCCGTTATCGGTATTCCTATTACACCCAAACCGATAGAACCATTCGAAACAGCGGGTGGACTAACATGCAAGCGGGTCAGGACATGAACACGTTAAAACTGATACACACTGCAGTGGTTTCAGGCACAAACTCATACCTAAGTCGCTCCCTGATCAACTTCCCGGACACCTACATGACTCAAGTATAA
- a CDS encoding WD40 repeat domain-containing protein, with the protein MNAVYKLSWSPGGQYLACPFQTAPYLSIYKRVGKSLIKLPDPDVKPNGSANSATFSPDGNYLVVAHTASPFVTIYKRSGDVFTKLANPATLPTSSGRSLAFSTDGTYLAVTHFSSPYLSIYKRTADTFTKLANPTTLPSYIGNSVAFSRDGNILALGSSSTAPNNLILYSRNGDVFTKADLTYTVPSTTVYSVEFINVDDTVYLAAGIANAPYVILYRLVNKELVKQSDIIGLPGTGNGLSATGNGELLAVGTRECCT; encoded by the coding sequence ATGAATGCTGTATATAAACTGTCTTGGAGTCCTGGTGGTCAATATCTTGCTTGTCCTTTCCAAACAGCTCCCTATCTCTCTATATATAAACGTGTAGGTAAGTCCTTAATCAAGTTGCCCGATCCAGATGTTAAGCCAAATGGGAGTGCAAATAGCGCAACTTTCAGTCCAGACGGAAATTATCTGGTGGTTGCTCATACCGCGTCGCCATTCGTTACTATCTACAAGAGATCGGGTGACGTTTTTACCAAATTAGCCAATCCTGCGACATTACCGACGTCCTCAGGTCGGTCGTTAGCTTTCAGCACAGATGGAACGTACTTGGCAGTCACTCATTTCTCATCACCTTATCTTTCTATCTATAAGCGAACAGCTGATACATTTACCAAATTAGCTAATCCCACCACTTTGCCATCATACATAGGTAATTCAGTTGCCTTTAGCAGAGACGGAAATATTTTAGCTCTAGGGAGCAGCAGCACTGCTCCGAATAATTTGATTTTGTATAGTCGAAATGGTGATGTATTTACTAAAGCTGACTTGACCTACACAGTACCGAGTACAACAGTTTATAGTGTAGAGTTTATAAACGTCGATGACACCGTTTATTTGGCTGCAGGTATTGCTAATGCTCCTTACGTTATTCTGTATCGACTTGTAAACAAGGAACTCGTGAAACAATCTGATATTATAGGCTTGCCCGGGACTGGCAACGGCTTGTCTGCTACTGGTAACGGAGAGTTATTAGCTGTAGGCACCCGGGAGTGCTGTACCTAA
- the glnA gene encoding type I glutamate--ammonia ligase: MSFTKEDILRISKEENVRFIRLQFTDLLGAIKNVEIPVSQLTKALDNKMMFDGSSIEGYVRIEESDMYLYPDLDSWLIFPWVAENRVARLICDVYLPDGNPFPGDPRGILKRNLKEAEEMGFTSFNVGPEPEFFLFKTDEKGNPTNELNDQGGYFDLAPTDLGENCRRDIVITLEEMGFEIEASHHEVAPGQHEIDFKYADALKAADQIQTFKLVVKTIARQHGLHATFMPKPLFGMNGSGMHCNQSLFQGKVNAFVDESDELGLSKTARHFMAGTLKHARAFAAITNPTVNSYKRLVPGYEAPCYVAWSASNRSPMIRIPASRGLSTRVEVRNPDPAANPYLALAVLLKAGLDGIKRELSLPAPIDRNIYIMSEEERVEEGIPSLPADLKEALNELIRSEVICDALGDHALAHFYELKEIEWDMYRTQVHQWERDQYITLY; encoded by the coding sequence GTGAGTTTTACTAAAGAAGACATACTACGTATCTCAAAAGAAGAAAATGTACGATTCATTCGTTTGCAATTTACCGATTTGCTTGGAGCAATCAAAAACGTTGAGATCCCTGTGAGCCAGCTTACTAAGGCTCTGGACAATAAAATGATGTTTGATGGATCTTCCATTGAAGGTTATGTGCGTATTGAAGAGTCCGACATGTACCTCTATCCGGATCTCGATTCTTGGCTGATTTTCCCTTGGGTAGCCGAGAACCGTGTTGCTCGACTGATTTGCGACGTATATCTTCCGGATGGTAATCCGTTTCCAGGAGATCCGCGTGGCATCTTGAAACGAAACCTGAAAGAAGCCGAAGAAATGGGATTCACTTCCTTCAACGTCGGTCCTGAACCAGAGTTCTTCTTGTTCAAAACAGACGAAAAAGGAAACCCGACTAACGAACTGAATGACCAAGGTGGATATTTCGACCTAGCGCCTACGGATCTTGGTGAAAACTGTCGTCGTGACATCGTTATCACACTTGAAGAAATGGGCTTTGAGATCGAAGCTTCCCACCATGAGGTAGCTCCAGGTCAGCATGAGATCGACTTTAAATATGCTGATGCTCTAAAAGCAGCAGACCAGATCCAAACGTTCAAACTCGTTGTTAAAACGATTGCACGTCAGCATGGTCTACATGCTACCTTTATGCCGAAACCGCTGTTTGGTATGAACGGTTCCGGTATGCACTGTAACCAATCCTTGTTCCAAGGCAAAGTGAACGCATTCGTAGACGAGTCGGACGAGCTGGGTCTGAGCAAAACTGCACGTCACTTCATGGCTGGAACTTTGAAGCATGCGCGTGCGTTTGCTGCAATTACGAACCCAACTGTGAACTCATACAAACGTCTTGTACCAGGTTACGAAGCACCTTGTTATGTAGCTTGGTCTGCTAGTAACCGTAGTCCAATGATCCGTATTCCAGCTTCCCGTGGTCTGAGCACACGTGTTGAAGTACGTAACCCGGATCCGGCTGCGAACCCTTACCTTGCCTTGGCTGTTTTGCTGAAAGCAGGTTTGGATGGAATCAAACGTGAGCTGTCCTTGCCAGCTCCGATTGACCGTAACATCTACATCATGTCAGAAGAAGAGCGCGTGGAAGAAGGCATTCCAAGCTTGCCGGCTGACCTGAAAGAAGCATTGAACGAATTGATCCGCAGCGAAGTCATCTGTGATGCTCTCGGCGACCACGCCCTGGCTCACTTCTATGAGCTGAAAGAAATTGAGTGGGATATGTATCGTACACAAGTCCACCAATGGGAACGCGATCAATATATCACGTTGTACTAA
- a CDS encoding MerR family transcriptional regulator, translating into MGDEIRRNMALFPIGIVMKLTDLSARQIRYYEQHSLIVPARTSGNQRLFSFNDVERLLEIKALIEKGVNIAGIKQVMNPVSKESEEATVITADTEVKRRELSDSQLHRLLKQQLVSGKRPGQVSLIQGELSRFFNKK; encoded by the coding sequence ATGGGTGACGAAATTCGCAGAAATATGGCCTTATTCCCGATAGGTATTGTAATGAAACTTACGGATCTGTCCGCGCGTCAGATTCGTTATTATGAGCAGCACAGTTTGATTGTTCCTGCGAGAACGTCAGGTAATCAGCGTTTGTTCTCTTTCAATGACGTAGAACGATTGCTGGAAATCAAGGCTCTGATTGAAAAAGGAGTTAACATTGCAGGCATTAAACAAGTGATGAATCCTGTATCTAAAGAGTCAGAAGAAGCGACTGTTATTACAGCCGATACGGAAGTGAAACGTAGAGAACTATCGGACTCCCAACTACACCGTCTGCTTAAACAACAACTGGTGTCAGGTAAGAGACCTGGACAAGTATCTCTCATCCAGGGAGAGCTTTCCCGTTTCTTTAATAAAAAATAA
- a CDS encoding methionine gamma-lyase family protein, with the protein MASFDSEIIELQRQVERQIEGQLQQIDRITDHNQWKVINAFQRRKVSDFHFAGSTGYAYNDRGREVLDEVYADVFGAEAALVRPHFASGTHTIATALFGVLRPGDELLYITGKPYDTLHKVIGKPGDGTGSLRDFGIGYQETALLEDGGVDWAAVEKSINAATKVIGIQRSRGYDWRSSFCIEEIADMVTRVKAIKEDVIIFVDNCYGEFTEEREPTEIGVDLMAGSLIKNPGGGLAETGGYICGKEKYVQLAAYRLTAPGIGGEVGAMLGTTRGIYQGLYMAPTIVGQAVKGSTFAAAMFAASGFVTKPAWNEMRTDLIQAVQFSSAEHLIAFVQGIQRAAAVDSHVVPEPWDMPGYEHPVIMAAGTFIQGGSLELSADAPIREPFIGYMQGGLTYSHVKYGVLMSLQTMKERKLL; encoded by the coding sequence ATGGCAAGCTTTGATTCAGAGATTATTGAACTTCAACGACAGGTTGAACGTCAGATTGAGGGGCAATTGCAACAGATTGACCGGATCACCGATCATAACCAATGGAAAGTAATCAATGCTTTTCAGCGTAGAAAAGTCAGTGATTTTCACTTTGCGGGTTCAACGGGGTACGCTTATAACGATCGCGGGCGTGAGGTGCTTGATGAAGTGTATGCCGATGTGTTTGGTGCAGAGGCGGCACTGGTGCGTCCCCATTTTGCATCAGGTACACATACTATTGCTACAGCTTTGTTCGGTGTACTTCGTCCAGGTGACGAGTTGTTGTACATTACGGGTAAGCCCTATGACACATTGCATAAAGTCATTGGCAAGCCTGGTGATGGAACAGGATCATTACGGGATTTCGGAATTGGCTATCAAGAGACGGCTCTGTTAGAAGATGGCGGAGTAGATTGGGCGGCGGTAGAGAAAAGTATCAATGCAGCGACAAAAGTCATTGGTATTCAACGCTCCAGAGGATATGATTGGAGATCTTCCTTCTGTATTGAAGAAATCGCTGATATGGTTACACGTGTAAAGGCGATCAAGGAAGATGTCATCATATTTGTGGATAACTGTTATGGTGAATTCACGGAGGAACGTGAACCAACTGAAATCGGGGTAGACCTGATGGCAGGTTCACTGATTAAAAATCCCGGTGGAGGTCTAGCGGAAACCGGTGGATACATATGCGGGAAGGAAAAGTACGTGCAATTGGCTGCCTATCGTTTGACTGCTCCTGGAATTGGCGGTGAGGTTGGCGCGATGTTGGGAACAACTCGTGGCATCTACCAAGGACTTTACATGGCTCCGACAATTGTAGGACAGGCCGTTAAAGGGAGCACATTCGCTGCGGCGATGTTTGCTGCATCCGGATTTGTAACCAAACCGGCATGGAACGAGATGCGTACAGATCTGATTCAGGCTGTTCAATTCAGTTCGGCCGAGCATTTAATTGCCTTTGTACAAGGGATACAGCGGGCTGCTGCAGTAGATAGCCATGTAGTTCCTGAACCTTGGGACATGCCGGGTTACGAGCACCCTGTCATCATGGCGGCAGGTACGTTTATACAGGGTGGGAGCCTTGAATTGTCGGCAGATGCGCCTATCCGTGAGCCTTTTATTGGCTATATGCAGGGCGGTTTAACGTACTCTCATGTTAAATATGGCGTTTTGATGTCATTACAGACCATGAAAGAACGCAAATTATTGTGA
- the hflX gene encoding GTPase HflX — MTNGTHDTDMVKKDRAVLVSLVTDEVKRSGINPEYSLEELVKLAETAGVEVLSVLSQNLKTRDTKWFIGKGKVEELRAVAEEMGATTAIFDQELSGAQVRNLEEALDLKIIDRTQLILDIFAQRANTREGIIQVELAQLSYLLPRLSGHGKNLSRLGGGIGTRGPGESKLETDRRHIRGRIDDLKRHLEEVTRHRKLHRERRKKTGIVQVALVGYTNAGKSTLLKQLTAADVYIQDQLFATLDPTSRTMELPSGKEIVLTDTVGFIQNLPHDLIAAFRATLEEVNEADLILHVVDASSAMREDQMRTVHTILQQLGSGDKPQLVLYNKKDACTPEQLEMLPLDKEHIKVSALDADDLLKIRELIQAELTGATKRFRIPAERGDLTSVLYKIGDVVETTFEDNDVIYEVELQKGEYEKFGYLLEDFIQL; from the coding sequence ATGACAAATGGAACACATGATACAGATATGGTGAAGAAGGATCGCGCCGTGTTGGTGAGTCTGGTTACCGATGAGGTCAAACGTTCGGGTATTAACCCGGAGTACTCCCTTGAGGAGTTGGTAAAACTGGCCGAGACGGCAGGCGTGGAAGTGCTGAGTGTATTGTCACAGAACCTGAAAACCCGGGACACCAAATGGTTCATTGGTAAGGGGAAAGTGGAAGAACTTCGTGCAGTGGCTGAGGAAATGGGAGCAACAACAGCTATTTTTGACCAGGAGCTGTCCGGTGCTCAAGTTCGTAACCTGGAAGAAGCGTTGGATCTCAAAATTATTGACCGCACCCAGCTGATTTTGGATATCTTTGCGCAGCGCGCCAACACAAGAGAAGGTATTATCCAGGTTGAGTTGGCTCAGTTGAGCTATTTGTTACCACGTTTGTCGGGTCACGGAAAGAATTTGTCCAGACTTGGTGGCGGAATTGGAACGCGGGGTCCAGGTGAAAGTAAACTGGAGACGGATCGTCGACATATTCGTGGCCGCATAGATGACTTGAAGCGTCATTTGGAAGAAGTGACACGTCATCGCAAGCTGCACCGGGAACGTCGCAAGAAGACGGGGATCGTTCAGGTAGCCCTTGTAGGTTATACGAATGCGGGTAAATCCACCTTGCTTAAACAATTAACGGCCGCAGATGTGTATATTCAAGACCAGCTGTTTGCCACACTGGATCCAACCTCACGGACGATGGAACTGCCAAGTGGTAAAGAAATCGTACTCACAGATACGGTTGGGTTTATACAAAACCTTCCTCATGATCTGATTGCGGCTTTCCGGGCAACGCTGGAGGAAGTGAATGAAGCGGACCTTATATTACATGTGGTCGATGCATCATCTGCAATGCGTGAAGACCAGATGAGAACTGTACACACGATTTTGCAGCAACTGGGTTCAGGGGACAAGCCTCAATTGGTATTGTATAACAAAAAGGATGCTTGTACACCGGAGCAGCTTGAGATGCTTCCTTTGGATAAAGAACATATCAAAGTGAGCGCTCTAGATGCAGATGACTTGCTGAAAATTCGTGAGCTTATCCAGGCTGAATTGACTGGCGCTACCAAACGGTTCCGTATTCCGGCTGAGCGTGGCGATCTTACATCTGTACTTTACAAAATAGGCGATGTTGTTGAGACCACATTTGAAGATAATGATGTAATTTATGAAGTGGAACTGCAAAAAGGCGAATATGAGAAATTCGGTTATTTACTTGAAGATTTCATACAACTGTAA
- a CDS encoding AAA family ATPase, whose protein sequence is MNGRVMAAGGQPGGRPSRQINVVLRNQEPQMLVKEEETAIQAAKGLAKHAHFQEIQGELEQLVGLENIKDLVFEIYAFLQIAQMRTEAGLISGAHVYHMIFKGNPGTGKTTVARIVAKLFQKMGVLSKGHLIEVERADLVGEYIGHTAQKTRDLVKKALGGILFIDEAYSLARGGEKDFGKEAIDTLVKSMEDNKNQFILILAGYSEEIDFFLQTNPGLPSRFPIQVEFPDYSIDQLIQISEIMAKERDYILMPQTILKLKQHLLQEKNESLHAFSNARYVRNAIERSIRHQAVRLLEQYTQGNPGKLELMTIRTEDLKFEQK, encoded by the coding sequence ATGAACGGACGGGTCATGGCTGCAGGAGGGCAACCGGGAGGCAGACCATCCAGACAAATTAATGTTGTTTTGCGTAACCAGGAACCTCAGATGCTGGTCAAAGAAGAAGAGACGGCAATACAAGCGGCAAAAGGTTTAGCCAAACATGCGCATTTTCAGGAGATTCAAGGTGAATTGGAGCAGCTGGTTGGACTCGAAAATATCAAGGATTTAGTATTTGAAATCTATGCTTTCTTACAGATTGCCCAAATGCGTACCGAAGCTGGACTGATAAGTGGGGCGCACGTGTATCATATGATTTTCAAAGGCAATCCGGGAACCGGAAAAACAACGGTAGCACGAATCGTTGCGAAGCTGTTTCAGAAGATGGGTGTATTGAGTAAGGGTCATTTGATTGAAGTGGAACGTGCAGACTTGGTCGGGGAATACATCGGGCATACGGCACAAAAAACGAGGGATTTGGTCAAAAAGGCATTGGGTGGAATCTTATTTATTGATGAGGCGTACAGTCTGGCTCGCGGGGGCGAGAAGGATTTTGGGAAGGAAGCTATCGACACACTTGTGAAGTCAATGGAAGATAATAAGAATCAATTTATCCTCATCTTGGCGGGATACTCGGAAGAGATTGATTTTTTTCTGCAGACGAATCCCGGATTACCTTCCCGTTTTCCGATCCAGGTTGAATTTCCGGACTATAGCATTGATCAATTGATTCAAATCTCCGAGATTATGGCTAAGGAACGTGACTATATTCTCATGCCACAGACCATACTCAAACTAAAGCAGCATCTGCTTCAGGAAAAAAATGAATCTCTTCATGCGTTCAGCAATGCCCGATATGTCCGAAATGCCATTGAACGATCGATTCGCCATCAGGCAGTTCGACTATTGGAACAGTATACCCAGGGAAATCCGGGAAAACTAGAGCTGATGACCATCCGCACAGAGGATTTGAAGTTTGAGCAAAAGTAA
- a CDS encoding DUF402 domain-containing protein yields MKRKFGDRANWRRITNRQFTCRFVQSKIFTGYITLYTIQDLKEPLWKTYGGSTFCIADKGYSWLQYYPKGEHFVVTAMFDDQERIVEWYIDTCRSQGITDQGVPWFDDLYLDVVVLKDGEIFLLDEDELEDALSRKHITTGDYDLANRTAKELLHAIDAHVFPYFQLSLKHRQTLFENGEFRKNIQI; encoded by the coding sequence ATGAAACGGAAATTCGGGGACCGCGCGAACTGGCGCCGGATTACGAACCGACAATTTACATGCCGGTTCGTTCAATCCAAAATTTTTACGGGTTACATTACGTTGTATACGATACAAGATTTGAAAGAGCCTTTGTGGAAAACCTATGGAGGAAGCACCTTCTGCATTGCGGATAAAGGTTATTCCTGGTTGCAGTATTATCCGAAAGGCGAGCACTTTGTTGTTACGGCCATGTTTGACGATCAGGAGCGAATTGTTGAATGGTACATTGATACATGCCGCAGCCAGGGCATAACCGATCAAGGTGTTCCGTGGTTTGATGATCTGTATCTGGATGTCGTTGTCCTGAAGGATGGAGAAATATTTTTGCTGGACGAAGATGAACTTGAAGATGCTCTTTCACGTAAGCACATTACGACGGGGGATTATGATCTGGCGAACCGGACAGCCAAGGAATTGTTGCATGCCATTGATGCTCATGTGTTTCCGTATTTCCAACTGTCCTTGAAGCATAGACAAACCTTGTTTGAGAATGGGGAGTTCAGAAAAAATATTCAGATTTAA